CTGCGGCTCCGACCCGGCGACCACCGTGCAGGCCGCACCGGTCGGCATCCAGCCCTCCCAGGACGCGCTCTCCGGGGTGCAGAAGAACGACGCGGCGGCGGCCCTGCTGCCCGCCGACGTCCGGGCCGCCGGAGTGATCAAGCTCGGTGGCGCGGTCGGCACCCCGCCCGGCGCGTACTACCCCGACCCGGCCAAGCACGAGCTCGCCGGCCTGGACGTGGACCTGGTCAACGGCGTGGCCAAGGTGCTGGGCGTCCGCGTGGAGCGCGAGGACGCCGCGTTCGAGACCATCCTGCCCGCGCTCGGCAGCGGCAAGTACGACGTCGGCACCGGCAACTTCGGGGTCACCGCGGCCCGGCTGAAGACCATCGACTTCGTCACCTACATCGACGACGGCCAGGGCTTCGCGGTGCGCGCCGACAACACCGCGCTGAACAGCGTCACCGACCTCACCCAGCTCTGCGGCCTGACCATCGGCACCGGCGCCGGCACCACCTTCGAGGCCACCCTGAACGCCAAGAAGGACGTCTGCGCGCAGGCCGGCAAGAAGCCGTACGAGGTGAAGGTGT
The DNA window shown above is from Streptomyces sp. TLI_171 and carries:
- a CDS encoding ABC transporter substrate-binding protein, producing the protein MKRHLPVALAAVAALALAGCGSDPATTVQAAPVGIQPSQDALSGVQKNDAAAALLPADVRAAGVIKLGGAVGTPPGAYYPDPAKHELAGLDVDLVNGVAKVLGVRVEREDAAFETILPALGSGKYDVGTGNFGVTAARLKTIDFVTYIDDGQGFAVRADNTALNSVTDLTQLCGLTIGTGAGTTFEATLNAKKDVCAQAGKKPYEVKVFSENGAVVTGLQQGRLDVVMSTINGLRYQAAQPNSHTRFIGEYHRLDVGFAFKKGSALTPAFQAAVNQLIKDGSYQKILAKWGTADSAITESLINPPEHP